One stretch of Roseimicrobium sp. ORNL1 DNA includes these proteins:
- a CDS encoding 2-dehydro-3-deoxyphosphooctonate aldolase: protein MPPSSAPRTLQYLWLGFFVLVICGGALAAVYKTMQNPRITEVRERVTPTLRTELATDGFALGNPAFIRIVKEERELELWMKPKGATEYKMWKKWPIAAMSGELGPKQKVGDFQAPEGFYGTNAGFLNPASKYHLSFNIGYPNEFDRAHGRTGDFLMIHGNKVSIGCFAMTDPVIEEIYLVVESAIHAGQKEVPVHVYPFRMTDERMLRAETEESEWLGFWKDLHEGWAKFEETKTVPKVKVDAAEKRYVVME from the coding sequence ATGCCGCCCTCAAGCGCACCTCGGACACTTCAGTACCTCTGGCTGGGATTCTTTGTCCTCGTGATTTGTGGTGGGGCACTGGCTGCCGTTTACAAGACCATGCAGAATCCCCGCATCACTGAAGTGCGCGAACGCGTGACTCCCACGTTGAGAACCGAACTCGCCACGGATGGCTTTGCACTGGGGAACCCCGCCTTCATCCGCATTGTGAAGGAGGAACGTGAACTTGAGCTTTGGATGAAACCCAAGGGCGCGACGGAATATAAGATGTGGAAGAAGTGGCCCATCGCCGCTATGTCCGGCGAGCTCGGGCCGAAGCAGAAGGTGGGGGATTTCCAGGCACCCGAAGGATTCTACGGGACGAACGCAGGTTTCCTCAATCCAGCTAGCAAATACCACCTCTCCTTCAACATCGGATACCCCAACGAGTTTGACCGTGCGCATGGACGTACCGGTGATTTTCTCATGATACACGGGAACAAGGTCAGCATCGGATGCTTCGCCATGACGGATCCTGTCATCGAGGAGATCTACCTCGTGGTGGAGTCCGCCATCCACGCCGGGCAAAAAGAAGTGCCCGTGCATGTGTATCCCTTCCGCATGACGGACGAGCGCATGCTACGGGCGGAAACAGAGGAGTCCGAGTGGCTGGGCTTCTGGAAGGATCTGCATGAGGGCTGGGCGAAGTTCGAAGAGACGAAGACCGTGCCAAAGGTAAAGGTAGATGCCGCAGAGAAGCGGTATGTGGTGATGGAGTAG
- a CDS encoding TIM barrel protein → MSTSPIPRRTFLQTATATASATAAMAAGLFHRLEAADAASGLKGHINHSACKWCYPKVPFDDLCRAGKEMGLTSLDLVDPPDFDTLKKHGLTSAMISFPTIEGPGGEKVGSIPHGFNNPAYHDLLVKAYEPHLKASADFGAKHVICFSGNRNGMDEETGIKNCVAGLKKVLPIAEKHGITLVMELLNSKVNHKDYMCDKSAWGVELCKQLGSPNFKLLYDIYHMQIMEGDVIATIKRDNQYFAHYHTGGVPGRHEIDETQELYYPAIMKAIVDTGYKGHVAQEFIPARPDVLASLKQAVGICDV, encoded by the coding sequence ATGAGCACCTCCCCCATTCCCCGCCGCACTTTCCTCCAGACCGCCACGGCCACGGCGAGCGCCACTGCGGCCATGGCTGCCGGGCTCTTCCATCGTCTCGAAGCCGCCGATGCCGCGTCCGGCTTGAAAGGCCACATCAACCACTCCGCCTGCAAGTGGTGCTACCCGAAGGTGCCCTTTGACGACCTCTGCCGCGCTGGCAAGGAGATGGGACTCACCTCGCTCGACCTCGTGGATCCGCCCGACTTCGACACGCTGAAGAAGCACGGCCTCACCAGCGCCATGATCAGCTTCCCCACCATCGAGGGACCGGGCGGCGAGAAGGTGGGCAGCATTCCCCATGGCTTCAACAATCCCGCGTATCACGATCTCCTCGTGAAAGCGTATGAGCCGCATCTCAAAGCCAGCGCGGACTTCGGCGCGAAACATGTGATCTGCTTCTCCGGCAATCGCAATGGCATGGACGAAGAGACCGGCATCAAGAACTGCGTCGCTGGATTGAAGAAGGTGCTTCCCATCGCCGAGAAACACGGCATCACACTGGTGATGGAACTGCTCAACAGCAAGGTGAACCACAAGGACTACATGTGCGACAAGAGCGCGTGGGGCGTGGAGCTCTGCAAGCAGCTCGGCTCACCGAACTTCAAGCTGCTGTACGACATCTACCACATGCAGATCATGGAAGGCGATGTGATCGCGACCATCAAGCGGGACAACCAGTACTTCGCCCACTACCACACCGGCGGCGTGCCCGGACGTCATGAAATCGACGAGACCCAGGAACTCTACTATCCCGCCATCATGAAAGCGATCGTAGACACCGGCTACAAAGGCCACGTGGCACAGGAGTTCATCCCCGCGCGTCCCGATGTCCTCGCCTCGCTGAAGCAGGCGGTGGGGATCTGTGATGTGTGA
- a CDS encoding DUF4261 domain-containing protein, whose protein sequence is MVVLFEDAPSLASLRWRLESKGYVVAGMEDENEWPEMSGPAILLNWRPEVNGICIVDITDKPWPDGMGDPKEEPKIFGAWAMGAYGPCTYPGGLQRAVQYAVYPEAQQHAQAHQAFVRVRITYVKGAGKDSKVMPPDYDAQPEVLWLAEVTAALLEVEGALAYFNPGGERLLPKGLLEETLDGSRAQNIPPIQALVTVRNIHVDDTWTLTDTVGMAQLDLQDIEMASSSADTDLEEMRIFPMNMGIYLLKSGAVMDTGHTTEGPSGKIWRAQAREESCYAPPRPVLHWREDDAPPAPEVLNKPVREADGRGRAGDRDVAALAATSGAIRSSSEIPDEEEVMREALQEALAELEKSVKEWMGKKDLIKERAIEWLRTDAFEKYYDDAHVPRWLFCIIAIIKPHLIKELYSHAKRNIFHSRKVKQTCLDLATRGEVWFVSSVIANSQLRRTPDQYLPALVLGAESQTTQDFMLAHIVAEMMADIYMGGGGEGEHPKLAELMSTDEYHAWRRREVPAEETNGVRCFAMDIMLRGDCMPPPDTGFIPVLVMPGKGPVVQIPWHVVQGAPPPMPKAPHQPSPPPMPPTGGQGPPPLRPR, encoded by the coding sequence ATGGTGGTACTGTTCGAGGATGCGCCTTCGCTGGCGTCTCTGCGATGGAGGCTGGAGTCCAAGGGGTATGTGGTGGCGGGCATGGAGGATGAGAACGAGTGGCCGGAAATGAGTGGCCCCGCAATTCTCCTGAACTGGCGCCCTGAGGTGAACGGCATATGCATCGTGGACATCACGGACAAGCCGTGGCCAGACGGGATGGGCGACCCCAAGGAGGAGCCGAAGATCTTTGGCGCGTGGGCCATGGGCGCCTACGGTCCCTGCACTTATCCGGGAGGACTGCAGCGCGCCGTGCAGTATGCGGTGTATCCAGAAGCGCAACAACATGCGCAGGCCCATCAGGCTTTTGTTCGTGTGCGCATCACGTATGTGAAAGGGGCGGGTAAAGATTCCAAGGTGATGCCACCGGACTACGATGCGCAGCCCGAAGTGCTGTGGCTAGCGGAGGTGACCGCTGCACTGCTGGAGGTGGAGGGAGCGCTCGCGTACTTCAATCCCGGTGGTGAGCGTCTTCTTCCAAAAGGACTCCTTGAGGAAACGCTGGATGGCAGCCGGGCGCAGAACATCCCGCCCATTCAGGCGCTCGTCACGGTACGCAACATCCATGTGGATGATACGTGGACGCTGACAGACACGGTGGGCATGGCGCAGCTCGATCTACAGGACATCGAAATGGCATCTTCCAGCGCGGATACAGATCTGGAGGAGATGCGCATCTTTCCCATGAACATGGGCATCTACCTGCTGAAGTCCGGTGCGGTCATGGACACCGGCCACACCACGGAGGGACCCAGTGGCAAGATATGGCGTGCTCAGGCGCGGGAAGAGTCATGCTATGCGCCGCCGCGTCCGGTGCTGCACTGGCGTGAGGATGATGCGCCACCTGCCCCTGAAGTGCTGAACAAACCTGTGCGGGAGGCGGACGGACGTGGCCGTGCTGGAGACCGCGATGTCGCTGCTCTCGCTGCCACCAGCGGTGCGATACGTTCTTCATCCGAAATCCCAGATGAAGAAGAGGTGATGAGGGAGGCTCTGCAAGAAGCGCTGGCAGAGCTGGAGAAGTCCGTGAAGGAATGGATGGGCAAAAAGGACCTCATCAAGGAGCGTGCGATTGAGTGGCTGCGAACAGATGCGTTTGAGAAGTATTATGACGACGCACACGTACCACGCTGGCTCTTCTGCATCATCGCGATCATCAAGCCCCATCTCATCAAGGAACTCTACTCTCATGCGAAACGGAACATCTTCCACTCCAGGAAGGTGAAGCAGACTTGCCTGGATCTCGCGACCAGGGGCGAGGTGTGGTTCGTGTCCTCGGTCATTGCCAACTCACAACTACGCAGGACCCCTGACCAGTACCTGCCCGCCCTCGTGTTGGGAGCGGAATCACAAACCACCCAGGACTTCATGCTCGCTCATATCGTGGCAGAGATGATGGCCGATATCTATATGGGAGGCGGCGGAGAGGGCGAACATCCCAAGTTGGCCGAACTGATGTCCACTGATGAATACCATGCCTGGAGAAGGCGCGAGGTGCCGGCAGAAGAGACGAATGGTGTCAGATGCTTTGCCATGGACATCATGCTGCGTGGCGACTGCATGCCGCCACCGGACACCGGCTTCATTCCCGTGCTGGTCATGCCAGGGAAAGGACCAGTGGTGCAGATTCCGTGGCATGTGGTCCAAGGAGCGCCACCTCCCATGCCGAAGGCACCGCATCAGCCATCTCCACCGCCGATGCCACCTACGGGTGGCCAGGGACCGCCGCCTTTGCGTCCGCGTTAG
- a CDS encoding GDSL-type esterase/lipase family protein, with translation MKVLLPLSTTLVASLLTAASCLAKDTEPEAVPLLRNGDMEAGGPAPAGWIGKFGPCEVRTDTLWYHGGKASMLVDRSAMSDNGRGCVHQMIVLRDPPKEANPAIISPATPSEAKTPITAPEPLKIQVSGWLKTDPGAKATFAAHFFDDKYGFNDLVPIAHVEKFQEWQQAQAEIDVPPQATRVAIALYLEGRSRAWLDDVTFTITPESAVKEIVARNQATPEPEAPKEPTDVSKAPATAVPGYYADQPRVWQAFHESFVSRAKQGGMDVLFLGDAITQSWTTTGDDSWEKHFAPFKASNFGLSGDKTSNVLWRIENGELEGISPKVVVLMVGMNNLGNQQNTTPDITAGIRAIVEKLRAKLPQSKVLVLGILPMGADPMGPERVRAAQVNTEAVAIGNNAEVRFLDLFPRFLTRSGTLVPGAYASDNVHLTAQGYAILAEELRPWVEQMMK, from the coding sequence ATGAAGGTCCTGCTCCCACTCAGCACGACCCTAGTGGCGAGCCTGCTCACCGCAGCTTCGTGCCTGGCGAAGGACACCGAACCTGAGGCGGTGCCTCTCCTGCGCAATGGCGACATGGAGGCCGGTGGCCCTGCGCCCGCAGGTTGGATTGGAAAGTTCGGCCCCTGTGAAGTGAGGACGGACACTCTCTGGTACCACGGCGGGAAGGCCAGCATGCTGGTGGATCGCAGTGCGATGTCCGACAACGGGCGCGGCTGTGTGCACCAGATGATCGTACTGCGTGACCCGCCGAAGGAGGCCAACCCGGCCATCATTTCACCCGCGACGCCCTCTGAGGCGAAGACTCCCATCACGGCGCCTGAACCGCTGAAGATCCAAGTCAGCGGCTGGCTGAAGACAGACCCCGGTGCGAAGGCGACCTTCGCGGCACACTTCTTCGATGACAAGTATGGGTTCAACGACCTCGTGCCCATCGCACACGTGGAGAAGTTTCAGGAATGGCAGCAGGCACAAGCCGAGATCGACGTGCCTCCGCAAGCAACGCGCGTGGCTATCGCCTTGTATCTGGAAGGCCGCAGCCGCGCGTGGCTGGATGATGTGACCTTCACCATCACACCGGAAAGCGCGGTGAAGGAGATCGTCGCGCGCAACCAGGCAACGCCCGAGCCCGAGGCGCCCAAGGAACCTACCGACGTGAGCAAGGCGCCTGCAACTGCAGTACCTGGCTACTATGCAGACCAGCCACGCGTGTGGCAGGCATTTCACGAATCCTTCGTGAGCCGCGCAAAGCAGGGTGGCATGGATGTTCTTTTCCTCGGCGATGCGATCACTCAAAGCTGGACCACCACTGGCGATGATTCGTGGGAGAAACACTTCGCCCCCTTCAAGGCGTCGAACTTTGGTCTCAGTGGAGACAAGACAAGCAATGTGCTGTGGCGCATCGAGAACGGTGAGCTCGAAGGCATTTCACCCAAGGTGGTGGTGCTCATGGTTGGCATGAACAACCTTGGCAACCAACAAAATACCACCCCGGACATCACTGCTGGCATTCGCGCGATAGTTGAAAAGCTTCGTGCCAAGCTTCCTCAGTCGAAGGTGCTGGTGCTCGGCATCCTGCCCATGGGCGCAGATCCCATGGGACCTGAACGCGTGCGCGCCGCGCAGGTGAATACCGAGGCGGTCGCGATTGGAAACAATGCAGAGGTGCGCTTCCTCGATCTCTTCCCGCGATTCCTGACACGCAGCGGCACACTGGTGCCGGGAGCCTACGCTTCAGACAACGTGCACCTCACCGCCCAAGGTTACGCCATCCTCGCGGAAGAATTGCGGCCCTGGGTGGAGCAGATGATGAAGTGA
- a CDS encoding EF-hand domain-containing protein, whose amino-acid sequence MKLHLKLPALLLATMTLLPACSTTSTSTASDRDLFLEADKNKDGQLTLAEVNAMGLPRVFDHFDKNRDGVVTMEEARAADPDFEAKHFAERDLNHDGKVSFDEYIEVAKKRGGLKKHFAVVDANGDGAINQAEANAYTEKLEAETTANVTE is encoded by the coding sequence ATGAAACTGCACCTGAAATTGCCGGCATTGTTGCTGGCGACCATGACCCTGCTGCCTGCGTGCAGCACCACGAGTACCTCGACCGCGAGTGACAGGGATCTGTTCCTCGAGGCCGATAAGAACAAGGACGGCCAGCTCACCCTGGCGGAGGTGAACGCCATGGGATTGCCGCGGGTCTTCGACCATTTTGACAAGAACCGTGATGGCGTGGTGACCATGGAGGAGGCGCGCGCTGCAGATCCTGATTTCGAGGCGAAGCACTTCGCGGAGCGCGATCTCAATCATGACGGCAAGGTCTCGTTCGACGAGTATATCGAGGTCGCGAAAAAGCGCGGAGGATTGAAGAAGCACTTCGCTGTCGTGGATGCAAACGGCGATGGCGCCATCAACCAGGCGGAAGCGAATGCGTACACCGAGAAGCTGGAGGCCGAGACCACGGCCAATGTCACCGAGTGA
- a CDS encoding BatD family protein, with protein MMTQYPARVICFALAMMLVFAPSQGIRAQEAKVRARMDSQDAAYVGQKLTLVVDLMAPGFFASAASFDLPDPQGLILMPPVGSPVVSSEEVDGVSYTVQRHEVSVLAQRPGESVIPSFTVRFQYKHAPLDKDAVPAEVKTPEVKFTATQPPGTEKLGMVITARNLEVKETWNPDPGKAKSKAGDAFTRTITFTAPDVPGMMFPPFHAAPIDGIGIYPKEPEVQDHSERGSLTGERKDVVTYALQRAGTFTIPAVRFTWWDLDSKSARTVDLPARTLTVAPNPAMPALQPSTATAPQAKSISRKAELVIASLFAALVVFSIPRVRRAVGQFVALFRPVHLQPLNPRPSTKYSGEDAL; from the coding sequence ATGATGACGCAATATCCAGCGCGTGTGATCTGCTTCGCACTGGCGATGATGCTGGTGTTTGCGCCAAGCCAGGGCATTCGTGCTCAAGAAGCGAAAGTCCGTGCCAGGATGGACTCGCAAGATGCCGCTTATGTGGGGCAGAAGTTGACGCTGGTGGTGGATTTGATGGCACCCGGCTTCTTTGCCAGTGCGGCATCGTTCGACCTGCCAGATCCACAGGGACTGATCCTCATGCCTCCCGTGGGCAGCCCTGTGGTCAGCAGCGAGGAGGTGGATGGTGTGAGCTACACAGTGCAGCGGCATGAAGTGTCCGTGCTTGCGCAACGCCCTGGTGAGAGCGTCATCCCGTCGTTCACCGTGCGTTTCCAGTACAAGCACGCACCGCTGGACAAGGATGCTGTGCCCGCGGAGGTGAAGACGCCGGAGGTGAAGTTCACCGCCACCCAGCCGCCGGGCACGGAGAAGCTCGGCATGGTGATCACCGCGAGGAATCTGGAGGTGAAGGAAACTTGGAATCCCGACCCCGGCAAGGCCAAGTCGAAAGCCGGAGACGCCTTCACGCGCACCATCACCTTCACCGCGCCGGACGTGCCGGGCATGATGTTCCCGCCATTTCATGCCGCACCCATTGATGGCATCGGCATTTATCCCAAGGAACCCGAGGTGCAGGATCACTCCGAACGCGGGAGTCTGACCGGTGAGCGAAAGGATGTGGTCACGTATGCACTGCAGCGCGCGGGCACCTTCACGATTCCTGCAGTACGCTTCACCTGGTGGGATCTCGATTCCAAGTCCGCGCGCACGGTGGATCTACCAGCACGCACGTTGACGGTGGCTCCGAATCCCGCGATGCCTGCGTTGCAACCAAGTACAGCGACCGCGCCGCAGGCAAAGTCCATCAGTCGAAAAGCAGAGCTTGTCATTGCATCGCTGTTCGCGGCCCTCGTGGTATTCAGCATTCCCAGAGTCCGGAGAGCCGTGGGGCAGTTCGTGGCCCTCTTCCGACCTGTCCATTTGCAGCCGCTGAATCCACGACCTTCGACAAAATATTCCGGAGAAGACGCCCTATGA
- a CDS encoding tetratricopeptide repeat protein, with protein MPAIPVHFRKQYLWVRWSLLSGLAVFVGILAFGTVRDPHYWMKADRRGEMLMHEKKFSEAAKAYEDPWHTATAQYRNGDFEAAAKTFARVPGAPGAFNQGNAWLMHGNYDAAIASYDRALGFKPKWKDAEENKALAIARKKKMEDSGKDRDKEATEAYKPDKIVFDQKGENKPPEKPNELNGEKMSDEELRASWLRRVQTTPGDFLKAKFAYQASQQQAGASTPPKEGAK; from the coding sequence ATGCCTGCAATTCCCGTCCACTTTCGAAAGCAATATCTATGGGTCCGCTGGTCCCTCCTGAGTGGGCTTGCGGTGTTCGTGGGCATCCTGGCGTTCGGCACGGTGCGTGACCCGCACTACTGGATGAAAGCCGATCGCCGTGGTGAGATGCTGATGCACGAGAAGAAATTCAGCGAGGCTGCGAAGGCTTATGAAGACCCGTGGCACACGGCCACAGCGCAGTATCGCAATGGTGACTTCGAAGCTGCGGCGAAGACCTTCGCGCGTGTGCCGGGTGCACCGGGCGCCTTCAACCAGGGCAATGCCTGGCTCATGCATGGAAACTACGATGCCGCCATCGCCAGCTATGATCGTGCGCTGGGATTCAAACCAAAATGGAAGGACGCGGAGGAGAACAAGGCCCTGGCCATTGCACGCAAGAAGAAGATGGAAGACTCCGGCAAGGATCGTGACAAGGAGGCGACCGAAGCGTACAAGCCTGACAAGATCGTTTTTGATCAAAAGGGCGAAAACAAGCCGCCCGAAAAGCCCAATGAGTTGAATGGGGAAAAGATGTCCGATGAAGAACTGCGCGCTTCGTGGCTGCGCCGCGTGCAGACCACACCGGGAGACTTCCTGAAGGCGAAGTTCGCCTATCAAGCCTCGCAACAACAGGCAGGGGCAAGCACACCACCGAAGGAGGGTGCAAAATGA
- a CDS encoding VWA domain-containing protein produces the protein MMDEFHFIRPWWLLALVLALIVWWLLRRHTDAAQSWRGIVAPHLLPHLLSGNEHRAKFRPLDLIAIGWLVSTLAVAGPTWRREPTPFAEDTAALAIVIKVSPSMMTEDVQPSRLARATEKVHDLLKDRAGAKTSLIAYAGTAHVVMPLTSDGGIIDTFAQSLDPKIMPEDGDVAAEAMKLAEQSLKDAGSGSILWITDSIAPEQATPLATWHKSSPLPVRLLPALYPGAELDAVRNASGAAGASVVLLSPGDADVHTLARSAKFAAALSGGDPSSRWQEAGYWLTPLLALLFLPFFRRGWMVPTASASR, from the coding sequence ATGATGGACGAGTTTCATTTCATCCGGCCGTGGTGGCTGCTTGCGTTGGTGCTGGCTTTGATCGTCTGGTGGCTGCTGCGTCGTCATACCGATGCCGCGCAGTCCTGGCGTGGTATTGTGGCGCCGCACCTGCTGCCGCATCTCTTGAGTGGGAACGAGCATCGGGCGAAGTTCCGTCCGCTGGACCTCATTGCGATCGGCTGGTTGGTGAGTACGCTCGCTGTTGCCGGCCCCACGTGGAGGCGTGAGCCCACTCCCTTCGCGGAAGACACGGCCGCATTGGCGATTGTGATCAAAGTCTCGCCCTCCATGATGACGGAGGATGTGCAGCCCAGCCGGCTCGCACGAGCTACCGAGAAGGTGCATGACCTGCTCAAGGATCGCGCTGGCGCCAAGACCAGCCTCATAGCCTATGCCGGCACGGCGCATGTGGTCATGCCGCTGACGTCGGATGGTGGCATCATCGATACTTTTGCGCAGTCATTGGATCCGAAGATCATGCCGGAGGATGGTGATGTCGCAGCAGAGGCGATGAAGCTTGCTGAGCAATCGCTGAAGGATGCAGGCTCGGGTTCCATCCTCTGGATCACGGACAGCATCGCTCCCGAGCAGGCAACACCGCTCGCCACCTGGCACAAATCCTCGCCTCTGCCCGTACGTCTGCTTCCTGCACTTTATCCTGGCGCTGAGCTGGATGCCGTACGCAATGCGTCAGGCGCTGCAGGAGCCAGTGTGGTGCTCCTTTCTCCGGGCGATGCGGACGTGCACACGCTGGCGCGGTCCGCCAAGTTTGCCGCAGCCCTTTCCGGAGGTGATCCCAGCAGCCGCTGGCAGGAGGCGGGCTACTGGCTTACGCCGTTGCTCGCCCTTCTTTTCCTGCCCTTCTTCCGCCGTGGATGGATGGTGCCCACGGCTTCCGCATCGCGATGA
- a CDS encoding VWA domain-containing protein — protein sequence MTFGLAYPWMLLLLALPLLVAWFVPPHREERQGLVVPFLGRLSEHTGQQPSRGALVLRGGWIRKFSLVVVWACVVLALARPQITEPPITKDVPVRDMLLAVDLSGSMETKDFKNAKGQTVDRLSAVKEVLDDFLSRRKGDRVGLIFFGNAPFVQAPFTEDLKVCRQLLDEAQTKMAGPQTAFGDALGLAINVFDRSTVKERVLIALTDGNDTASQVPPAKAASIAKDKGIVIHTVAVGDPRAAGEDALDVDTLKNVASTTGGIFSHATDRKQLDEIYRKLDELETRKAQTISHRPRRDVYWWPLAVALVASLMQQILQLVVHQTRARARARREAELMGDITMKPGTQPKEVAA from the coding sequence ATGACATTCGGACTCGCCTACCCATGGATGCTCCTGTTGCTGGCTCTGCCGCTGCTGGTGGCGTGGTTCGTGCCACCGCATCGAGAGGAGCGTCAGGGCCTCGTGGTGCCATTTCTCGGGCGGCTGTCCGAACACACCGGGCAGCAGCCCAGCAGGGGAGCGCTGGTATTGCGGGGAGGGTGGATCCGGAAGTTTTCACTGGTGGTTGTGTGGGCTTGCGTGGTGCTGGCGTTGGCGCGTCCGCAGATTACGGAACCACCCATCACCAAAGATGTGCCGGTGCGCGACATGCTTCTTGCGGTGGACCTCTCCGGCTCGATGGAGACGAAGGACTTCAAGAACGCGAAAGGACAGACCGTGGACCGCTTGTCCGCCGTGAAGGAGGTGCTGGATGATTTCCTCTCCCGCCGCAAAGGTGATCGCGTCGGGCTCATCTTTTTTGGCAACGCGCCGTTTGTGCAGGCGCCTTTCACGGAGGATCTCAAGGTGTGTCGTCAGCTCCTCGATGAAGCGCAGACGAAGATGGCGGGACCGCAGACAGCGTTTGGCGACGCACTCGGTCTGGCCATCAATGTCTTCGATCGTAGCACGGTGAAAGAGCGCGTGCTCATCGCACTCACGGATGGCAATGACACCGCGAGCCAGGTGCCACCAGCGAAGGCCGCGAGCATTGCAAAGGACAAGGGCATCGTCATCCATACCGTAGCGGTGGGCGATCCGCGTGCAGCCGGTGAAGACGCGCTGGATGTAGATACACTCAAGAACGTGGCGAGCACCACTGGAGGTATCTTCTCACACGCGACGGACCGGAAGCAGTTGGACGAGATCTATCGAAAACTGGATGAACTGGAAACGCGCAAGGCGCAGACGATCAGTCATCGACCAAGGCGGGATGTGTACTGGTGGCCCCTCGCCGTGGCGCTTGTGGCATCCCTGATGCAGCAGATTTTGCAACTGGTGGTGCATCAAACGAGGGCCAGAGCACGTGCTCGCAGAGAGGCAGAGCTGATGGGTGACATCACGATGAAGCCCGGAACTCAACCCAAGGAGGTGGCAGCATGA
- a CDS encoding DUF4381 domain-containing protein yields MQQDPTSLDRLHDIVPPPAVPWWPPAPAWYWVLGLLCVAIVIWLLRAFMHWQRNRYRREALAECAKHQAALHDASQRGNALVGLAALLKRTAITAFPRKDVASLTGTAWDGFLDHTVREKVFSQGGGSLLEAAAYDPRSASSVDENKARELARQVHAWITHHRVDVSEGGAS; encoded by the coding sequence ATGCAACAAGACCCCACCAGCCTGGATCGCCTGCACGACATCGTGCCGCCGCCGGCTGTCCCGTGGTGGCCGCCTGCTCCGGCGTGGTACTGGGTGCTCGGCTTACTGTGCGTGGCTATCGTGATCTGGCTGCTTCGTGCTTTCATGCACTGGCAGCGAAATCGTTATCGGCGCGAGGCTTTGGCAGAGTGTGCGAAACACCAAGCCGCTTTGCACGATGCCTCTCAGCGTGGGAATGCGCTCGTGGGTCTTGCAGCATTGCTGAAGCGCACGGCCATCACTGCGTTCCCGAGGAAGGACGTGGCTTCGCTTACGGGCACAGCGTGGGATGGGTTTCTGGATCACACCGTGCGAGAGAAGGTATTCTCGCAAGGCGGCGGCTCCCTGTTGGAAGCTGCGGCCTATGATCCGCGCAGTGCCTCCAGTGTGGATGAGAATAAGGCACGCGAACTCGCCCGTCAGGTGCATGCCTGGATCACGCATCATCGTGTGGACGTCAGCGAAGGAGGCGCGTCATGA
- a CDS encoding DUF58 domain-containing protein: MSEKPETKQPGVYAALDDLVRLQFRARGFSFLPRQPIQSLLAGRHASRLRGRGLNFEEIRRYQMGDDIRQIDWKVTARTRKTHSRVYTEERERTTLLVVDQRLTMFFGSVKNMKSVTAAEAAALAAWRVISQKDRVGALVFNDTHIEEVRPQRSRATVMRILNAVLEQNHALSITGEQRPNGGMFNEALRRCERLAKHDALVCIISDAAGSDEETQRILTRIAQHNDVLFAFVHDPLEVDLPDAGALIFGDSSGQIEVNTSSRVLRDRYRKAFAEHRAQGRKFLLNRETPVIPLSTTEGVAEQLRHQLGSR, encoded by the coding sequence ATGAGCGAGAAACCAGAAACGAAGCAACCGGGAGTCTATGCGGCTCTCGATGATCTTGTGCGCCTGCAGTTCCGTGCCCGCGGCTTCAGCTTTTTGCCAAGGCAACCCATACAATCGCTGCTTGCTGGCAGGCATGCGTCACGGCTGAGGGGGCGTGGCTTGAACTTTGAGGAGATTCGCCGCTACCAGATGGGAGATGATATCCGGCAGATCGATTGGAAGGTGACGGCTCGCACGCGAAAGACGCACAGCCGCGTGTACACGGAGGAACGTGAGCGAACTACTCTCCTCGTGGTGGACCAGCGGCTAACGATGTTCTTCGGCAGCGTAAAGAACATGAAGTCCGTCACGGCAGCAGAGGCTGCCGCGCTTGCCGCGTGGCGGGTAATTTCACAGAAGGATCGGGTGGGCGCGTTGGTCTTCAACGATACCCATATCGAGGAGGTCCGACCACAGCGCAGCCGCGCGACGGTGATGCGTATTCTCAATGCGGTGCTGGAACAGAATCATGCGCTCTCCATCACTGGTGAGCAGCGGCCGAACGGCGGCATGTTCAACGAAGCTCTGCGACGTTGCGAGCGTCTGGCGAAGCATGACGCGCTCGTCTGTATCATCAGCGATGCGGCAGGGAGTGATGAGGAGACGCAACGCATCCTCACCCGCATTGCGCAGCACAATGACGTGCTCTTTGCCTTTGTGCATGATCCCCTTGAGGTGGACTTGCCGGATGCGGGTGCCCTCATCTTCGGGGATAGCTCTGGACAAATCGAAGTCAACACCAGCAGCCGTGTGCTGCGTGACCGCTACCGCAAGGCCTTTGCGGAACACCGCGCGCAAGGGCGCAAGTTCCTGCTGAACCGTGAGACGCCTGTCATTCCGCTGAGTACGACGGAGGGCGTGGCGGAGCAGCTCCGCCACCAGCTAGGCAGCAGGTGA